Proteins from a single region of Streptomyces spectabilis:
- a CDS encoding NADH-quinone oxidoreductase subunit D — MTETTVGVGGAAESTDMVLNIGPQHPSTHGVLRLRLVLDGERIQHAEPVIGYMHRGAEKLFEARDYRQIVMLANRHDWLSAFSNELGVVLAVERMLGMEVPTRAVWTRTLLAELNRVLNHLMFLGSYPLELGGITPVFYAFREREELQNVMEEISGGRMHYMFNRVGGLKEDLPAGWTTRARAAVASVRSRMDVYDRLVLGNEIFRGRTRGVGVLSEEAVHAYGVSGPIARASGVDFDLRRDEPYLAYGELADVLKVVTREEGDCLARFECLLEQTHNALDLADACLDRIAELPQGPINQRLPKVLKAPEGHTYAWTENPLGINGYYLVSKGEKTPYRLKLRSASYNNIQALTELLPGQLVADMVAILGSLFFVVGDIDK; from the coding sequence CTGACGGAGACGACGGTCGGGGTCGGCGGCGCCGCCGAGAGCACCGACATGGTGCTGAACATCGGCCCGCAGCACCCGTCGACGCACGGCGTGCTGCGCCTGCGCCTCGTCCTGGACGGCGAGCGCATCCAGCACGCGGAGCCGGTCATCGGCTATATGCACCGGGGCGCGGAGAAGCTCTTCGAGGCGCGCGACTACCGGCAGATCGTGATGCTGGCCAACCGCCACGACTGGCTGTCGGCGTTCTCGAACGAGCTGGGCGTGGTGCTCGCCGTGGAGCGGATGCTCGGCATGGAGGTGCCCACGCGCGCGGTGTGGACGCGCACGCTGCTCGCCGAGCTGAACCGCGTACTGAACCACCTGATGTTCCTCGGCTCGTACCCGCTCGAACTGGGCGGCATCACGCCGGTCTTCTACGCCTTCCGGGAGCGCGAAGAGCTCCAGAACGTCATGGAGGAGATCTCCGGCGGCCGGATGCACTACATGTTCAACCGGGTCGGCGGCCTCAAGGAGGACCTGCCCGCCGGATGGACCACCCGCGCGCGGGCGGCCGTCGCCTCGGTGCGTTCCCGCATGGACGTGTACGACCGTCTGGTGCTCGGCAACGAGATCTTCCGGGGGCGTACGCGCGGCGTGGGCGTGCTCTCCGAAGAGGCGGTGCATGCCTACGGGGTGAGCGGTCCCATCGCCCGCGCCTCCGGTGTCGACTTCGACCTGCGCCGCGACGAGCCGTATCTGGCGTACGGGGAGCTTGCCGACGTCCTGAAGGTGGTGACCCGCGAGGAGGGCGACTGCCTGGCGCGCTTCGAGTGCCTCCTGGAGCAGACGCACAACGCGCTCGACCTCGCGGACGCCTGTCTGGACCGGATCGCGGAGCTTCCCCAGGGGCCGATCAACCAGCGCCTGCCGAAGGTGCTCAAGGCCCCCGAGGGCCACACGTACGCGTGGACGGAGAACCCGCTCGGCATCAACGGCTACTACCTGGTGTCCAAGGGCGAGAAGACCCCGTACCGGCTCAAGCTGCGCTCGGCCTCGTACAACAACATCCAGGCGCTCACCGAGCTCCTGCCGGGGCAGCTGGTCGCCGACATGGTGGCGATCCTGGGGTCACTGTTCTTCGTGGTCGGCGACATCGACAAGTAG
- a CDS encoding PH domain-containing protein produces METGTGTPMPAPGADAGEPVWTGLPRGLLKMRRLLLVVWLVPVAVALGVLLGLFAGPAWAVFAALPLALAAWGWLLLERNWRSWRYAERADDLLISRGVLWREETVVPYGRMQLVEVTSGPVERYFGLAGVQLHTAAAATDARIPGLDPQEAERLRDRLTELGEARSAGL; encoded by the coding sequence ATGGAAACGGGGACGGGGACGCCGATGCCGGCGCCTGGCGCGGACGCGGGCGAGCCGGTGTGGACCGGGCTGCCGCGCGGGCTGCTGAAGATGCGCCGGCTGCTGCTCGTGGTCTGGCTGGTGCCGGTCGCGGTGGCGCTCGGCGTGCTGCTCGGCCTGTTCGCCGGGCCCGCCTGGGCCGTCTTCGCGGCCCTTCCGCTCGCCCTCGCGGCCTGGGGCTGGCTGCTCCTGGAGCGCAACTGGCGCTCCTGGCGGTACGCGGAGCGGGCCGACGACCTGCTCATCAGCCGCGGCGTGCTGTGGCGCGAGGAGACGGTCGTGCCGTACGGCCGCATGCAGCTCGTCGAGGTGACCTCAGGGCCCGTGGAGCGCTACTTCGGCCTCGCCGGGGTCCAGCTGCACACCGCGGCGGCCGCCACGGACGCCCGCATCCCCGGCCTCGACCCCCAGGAGGCCGAGCGCCTCCGCGACCGCCTCACCGAGCTCGGCGAGGCCCGATCGGCGGGGCTGTGA
- a CDS encoding PH domain-containing protein: protein MAPRPREDAAPEPHADGGPRERRLHPVTPLRRAWAPVAVLMGWAFHDPDGAQRRMADMTATSLALVATAVVLGGSLYGFLSWWYTHFAVTDTELRIRTGLVFRRTAHIRLDRLQAVDLTQPLAARVVGVTKLKLDVVGTDKKDELAYLGERDATALRAELLARAAGFAPETAHEVGEAPSRQLLHVPPRMLAVSVLLTGAPWLLLLATLVVPTFLWFLTHSVWTVIATGLPMLGGAFASSVGRFVGEYDWTVGESPDGLRLDHGLLDKAHETVPPGRVQTVRLVEPLLWRRFGWVRVELDVAGSANGVLVPVAPRALAESVIAQVLPGVRVPGPDELSRPPARASWCVPVWWKGHGLAVTDAVFAARHGLLRRRLSLVPHAKVQSVRLVQGPWERFKGVADVKVDSGAGHTVTARLRPAEEAAELLRAQAERSRTGRRAARPDRWMA from the coding sequence CTGGCCCCCCGGCCACGCGAGGACGCCGCGCCCGAGCCGCACGCGGACGGCGGCCCGCGGGAGCGGCGGCTGCATCCCGTGACGCCGCTGCGGCGGGCCTGGGCGCCCGTCGCCGTCCTCATGGGCTGGGCCTTCCATGATCCGGACGGCGCGCAGCGCCGCATGGCCGACATGACCGCCACCTCGCTCGCCCTGGTCGCCACGGCGGTCGTCCTCGGCGGCTCCCTGTACGGCTTCCTCAGCTGGTGGTACACGCACTTCGCCGTCACCGACACCGAGCTGCGCATCCGTACGGGCCTGGTGTTCCGGCGCACCGCGCACATCCGGCTCGACCGGCTCCAGGCCGTGGACCTGACCCAGCCGCTCGCGGCCCGCGTCGTCGGCGTCACCAAGCTGAAGCTGGACGTCGTCGGCACGGACAAGAAGGACGAACTGGCCTATCTCGGCGAGCGCGACGCCACCGCGCTGCGTGCCGAACTCCTCGCGCGGGCGGCCGGATTCGCCCCCGAGACGGCGCACGAGGTCGGCGAGGCGCCCTCGCGGCAGCTGCTGCACGTGCCGCCGCGCATGCTCGCCGTCTCCGTACTCCTCACCGGCGCGCCCTGGCTGCTCCTGCTCGCCACGCTCGTCGTCCCGACCTTCCTGTGGTTCCTGACGCACAGCGTGTGGACCGTCATCGCGACCGGCCTTCCCATGCTCGGCGGCGCCTTCGCCAGCAGCGTCGGCCGCTTCGTCGGGGAGTACGACTGGACGGTCGGCGAGTCCCCCGACGGGCTGCGTCTGGACCACGGGCTGCTCGACAAGGCGCACGAGACGGTGCCGCCCGGCCGGGTGCAGACCGTGCGGCTCGTGGAGCCGCTGCTGTGGCGCCGGTTCGGCTGGGTGCGGGTCGAGCTGGACGTGGCCGGGTCGGCGAACGGCGTGCTCGTGCCGGTCGCGCCGCGCGCGCTCGCCGAGTCGGTGATCGCACAGGTCCTGCCGGGGGTGCGGGTGCCGGGCCCGGACGAGCTGTCCCGGCCGCCCGCGCGCGCGTCGTGGTGCGTCCCGGTGTGGTGGAAAGGGCACGGGCTCGCCGTCACCGACGCGGTGTTCGCCGCGCGGCACGGGCTGCTCCGGCGGCGGCTCTCCCTGGTGCCGCACGCGAAGGTGCAGAGCGTGCGGCTCGTGCAGGGGCCCTGGGAGCGGTTCAAGGGCGTCGCCGACGTGAAGGTGGACAGCGGGGCCGGGCACACGGTGACGGCGCGGCTGCGGCCCGCGGAGGAGGCGGCGGAGCTGTTGCGGGCGCAGGCGGAGCGCTCCCGCACGGGGCGCCGGGCCGCGCGGCCCGATCGGTGGATGGCCTGA
- a CDS encoding ABC transporter permease: protein MNAISGAYEWLTTSANWQGEKGVWHRLAEHLYFSGVCLVVSCAIALPIALLLGHIGKGGALAVNISNVGRAVPTLAVLILLTLTPLGEHGDVPTLIALVLFAVPPLLTNAYVGMREVDRSVVEAARGMGMSGRQVFGRVELPLAYPLIMTGVRSAAVQVVATATLAAMAGEGGLGRIITAGFNLQNTPQVVAGAFLVALLALVVEGALVAVGWAFDPMRGRSRMRA from the coding sequence ATGAACGCGATATCCGGTGCCTATGAATGGCTGACCACATCGGCCAACTGGCAGGGCGAGAAGGGGGTGTGGCACCGGCTCGCCGAGCACCTCTACTTCAGCGGCGTCTGCCTCGTCGTGTCGTGCGCCATCGCGCTGCCGATCGCGCTGCTGCTCGGGCACATCGGCAAGGGCGGCGCCCTCGCGGTGAACATCTCGAACGTGGGGCGCGCGGTGCCGACGCTCGCGGTGCTCATCCTGCTCACGCTCACCCCGCTCGGGGAGCACGGGGACGTGCCGACGCTGATCGCCCTGGTCCTGTTCGCCGTGCCGCCGCTCCTGACGAACGCGTACGTCGGCATGCGCGAGGTGGACCGCTCGGTGGTCGAGGCCGCGCGCGGCATGGGGATGAGCGGCCGTCAGGTCTTCGGGCGGGTCGAGCTGCCGCTGGCGTACCCCCTCATCATGACGGGGGTGCGGTCGGCCGCCGTGCAGGTGGTCGCCACGGCGACGCTCGCCGCGATGGCGGGCGAGGGCGGCCTGGGCCGGATCATCACGGCCGGGTTCAATCTGCAGAACACGCCGCAGGTGGTCGCGGGCGCCTTCCTCGTGGCGCTGCTCGCCCTGGTGGTGGAGGGAGCGCTCGTCGCGGTGGGGTGGGCCTTCGACCCGATGCGGGGGCGGTCCCGTATGCGTGCCTGA
- a CDS encoding ABC transporter substrate-binding protein encodes MNSRTRRARRMAGAAAAVVTLGAGLAACGGDSLEDDKDSGGGKGSIVVGSARFTEQKVLAELYAGVLRDAGYDASVKTVQNREVYEPELKKGSIDVAPEYAATLAEFLNLKKNGSDAKPVASSDLAATVRALTDLAKPRGLKVLPAGGAVDQNAFAVTEDYAKEHKLKTLSDLGKSGEKVRIAAGDECETRPFCAPGLKTKYGIDVAGIDPKGVGTTQSKQAVKNGTDQLVLTTTTDATLKNFDLVILEDDKKLQNADNILPVVNEKSAGDKEIADALGKLTKTLTTDDLIELNRKVDEERQKEGDVAEDYLKSKGLIKK; translated from the coding sequence ATGAACAGCAGAACGCGTCGCGCGCGACGGATGGCAGGGGCGGCCGCGGCCGTCGTGACGCTGGGCGCGGGCCTCGCCGCGTGCGGCGGCGACAGCCTGGAGGACGACAAGGACTCGGGCGGCGGCAAGGGCTCGATCGTGGTGGGCTCGGCACGGTTCACCGAGCAGAAGGTGCTCGCCGAGCTGTACGCGGGCGTGCTGCGGGACGCCGGTTACGACGCGTCGGTGAAGACCGTGCAGAACCGCGAGGTGTACGAGCCGGAGCTGAAGAAGGGCTCCATCGACGTCGCTCCCGAATACGCGGCCACGCTCGCGGAATTCCTGAATCTGAAGAAGAACGGCTCGGACGCGAAGCCGGTCGCGTCCAGTGATCTCGCGGCGACGGTCCGCGCACTGACCGACCTGGCGAAGCCGCGCGGCCTCAAGGTGCTCCCGGCGGGCGGCGCGGTCGACCAGAACGCGTTCGCGGTGACCGAGGATTACGCCAAGGAGCACAAGCTCAAGACGCTTTCCGATCTTGGCAAGTCCGGTGAGAAGGTCAGGATCGCCGCCGGTGACGAATGCGAGACGCGGCCGTTCTGCGCGCCGGGCCTGAAGACGAAGTACGGCATCGACGTCGCCGGAATCGACCCCAAGGGCGTCGGCACCACCCAGTCGAAGCAGGCCGTGAAGAACGGCACGGACCAACTGGTCCTGACGACGACCACGGACGCGACGCTGAAGAACTTCGACCTCGTGATCCTGGAGGACGACAAGAAGCTCCAGAACGCCGACAACATCCTTCCCGTGGTGAACGAGAAGTCGGCGGGCGACAAGGAGATAGCCGACGCGCTCGGCAAGCTCACCAAGACGCTCACGACGGACGACCTCATCGAACTGAACCGCAAGGTCGACGAGGAGCGCCAGAAGGAAGGCGATGTCGCCGAGGACTATCTGAAGTCCAAGGGCCTGATCAAGAAGTAA
- a CDS encoding SAM-dependent methyltransferase, whose translation MTHEAQRTAGPPARGWREATEEALYGPYGFYHRPEGPAGHFRTSVHASPLYAAAVARLLRRVDAVLGHPDELAFVDVGAGRGELTAGVLAELPADVAARTRAYAVERAARPEGLDPRVQWRAAPPTGVSGLLFANEWLDNVPVDVAETAPDGSVRYALVHEDGTEELGGPVAGPDADWLARWWPLGAEPGLRAEIGRPRDAAWASAVATLSRGLAVAVDYAHARDARPPFGTLTGFSEGRETRPVPDGGCDITAHVALDACALPGGRLLTQRAALAALGVSGGRPPLTLAATDPAAYVRALTRAGEATELTARGGLGDFGWLAQPVGTALDDLFAGDLLVDVADHEEQ comes from the coding sequence GTGACGCATGAGGCACAGCGAACGGCAGGGCCCCCCGCGCGGGGCTGGCGGGAAGCCACGGAGGAGGCCCTGTACGGGCCGTACGGCTTCTACCACCGCCCCGAGGGGCCCGCGGGGCACTTCCGCACCTCCGTGCACGCCTCGCCGCTGTACGCGGCCGCCGTGGCCCGGCTCCTGCGCCGCGTGGACGCCGTGCTCGGGCACCCGGACGAGCTGGCGTTCGTGGACGTGGGCGCGGGCCGCGGCGAGCTGACCGCGGGCGTCCTCGCGGAGCTGCCCGCCGACGTGGCAGCCCGCACGCGCGCGTACGCGGTGGAACGCGCCGCCCGCCCCGAAGGCCTCGATCCGCGCGTCCAGTGGCGTGCCGCCCCGCCCACCGGGGTGAGCGGCCTGCTGTTCGCCAACGAGTGGCTCGACAACGTGCCCGTGGATGTCGCCGAGACCGCCCCCGACGGCTCGGTCCGCTACGCCCTCGTCCACGAGGACGGCACCGAAGAGCTGGGCGGCCCCGTGGCGGGCCCCGACGCCGACTGGCTGGCCCGGTGGTGGCCGCTGGGCGCCGAACCCGGCCTGCGGGCGGAGATCGGCCGCCCCCGGGACGCAGCCTGGGCGTCGGCCGTGGCGACGCTGAGCCGCGGCCTCGCGGTCGCCGTCGACTACGCGCACGCCCGGGACGCGCGGCCGCCCTTCGGGACGCTGACGGGCTTTAGCGAGGGCCGGGAGACGCGGCCCGTGCCGGACGGCGGCTGCGACATCACCGCCCACGTGGCGCTCGACGCCTGCGCCCTGCCCGGCGGACGGCTGCTCACCCAGCGGGCCGCCCTCGCCGCCCTGGGGGTCAGCGGCGGCCGCCCGCCGCTGACTCTGGCCGCCACCGACCCGGCCGCGTACGTACGAGCCCTCACGCGCGCGGGCGAGGCGACGGAGCTGACCGCGCGGGGCGGGCTCGGCGACTTCGGCTGGCTCGCGCAGCCGGTCGGCACGGCACTCGACGACCTGTTTGCCGGTGACCTACTTGTCGATGTCGCCGACCACGAAGAACAGTGA